A section of the Humulus lupulus chromosome 2, drHumLupu1.1, whole genome shotgun sequence genome encodes:
- the LOC133813952 gene encoding uncharacterized protein LOC133813952, with product MRKQAQELRELRQLRRQRAQPAPLIRDFQQSLAPILEIFQIGNHLEPLYVRFWKQHPSMFEGSVDPWKAEHWMSMMGTIMDFTRVEGNDRVACATYMLRDDARIWWEESKVDEFATLNQGNMMVTKYALKFDRLAKFAADLVPTNATRVDRFVQGLKPMIARDVEIVSVGPTIHMLKFCKGPSLLREWKTEYGRKMLLKDRKEWVRYPECDKCKKHHQDEFWANTCYGCGKKGCIKRNCPQKTREWDKEHHKKNYNLVPTCVFALTKPQAEASTSVVLGQIFIAGIDYHVLIDYGATHSFVAKRIAERFNRPHEKHAKWFGTMLPTREVVISRKWFRVLPLRIDGRELYEDLIGVDNSNFDIILGMDWLTKYKATIDCKKKMVVFKPDGEEPFLFMGTETRL from the exons CCAGCACCATTGATCAGAGATTTTCAACAGTCTTTAGCACCGATTTTAGAGATTTTTCAAATTGGCAATCATTTGGAACCATTGTATGTAAGGTTCTGGAAGCAACATCCTTCAATGTTTGAGGGGAGTGTTGATCCATGGAAGGCAGAGCATTGGATGAGCATGATGGGGACAATTATGGACTTCACACGAGTTGAAGGAAATGACAGGGTAGCCTGTGCAACTTACATGTTGAGGGATGATGCAAGAATCTGGTGGGAA GAgtcaaaggtggatgagtttgccaCCTTGAATCAAGGGAATATGATGGTGACAAAGTACGCACTAAAGTTTGACAGGCTTGCCAAGTTCGCGGCAGATTTAGTGCCAACCAATGCAACTAGAGTAGACCGGTTTGTTCAAGGCTTAAAGCCTATGATAGCCAGAGATGTGGAGATTGTATCAGTAGGGCCAACAATACATATGCTCAAATTTTGTAAAGGGCCCTCACTACTGAGAGAATGGAAGACAGAATATGGAAGGAAGATGCTGCTAAAAGATAG AAAGGAATGGGTACGGTACCCAGAGTGTGATAAATGTAAGAAGCACCACCAAGACGAATTTTGGGCAAACACGTGTTATGGTTGTGGTAAGAAAGGATGCATCAAAAGGAACTGTCCACAGAAGACTCGGGAATGGGATAAAGAGCACCACAAGAAGAACTATAATCTGGTTCCAACATGTGTGTTCGCTCTCACCAAGCCTCAGGCAGAAGCAAGCACTTCAGTGGTCTTAGGTCAGATTTTTATCGCTGGAATTGATTATCATGTTTTAATTGATTATGGAGCCACTCATTCATTTGTTGCTAAGAGAATAGCGGAAAGATTTAATAGACCTCATGAGAAGCATGCTAAGTGGTTTGGGACCATGTTACCAACCAGAGAGGTGGTAATATCTAGGAAGTGGTTTAGAGTCTTGCCTTTGAGGATAGATGGTAGAGAGCTATATGAAGACTTGATTGGGGTGGATAATTCTAATTTTGACATAATCCTTGGGATGGATTGGCTGACGAAGTACAAGGCTACAATCGATTGCAAGAAGAAAATGGTGGTGTTTAAGCCTGACGGAGAGGAGCCTTTTTTGTTCATGGGAACAGAAACAAGACTATGA